A region from the Canis aureus isolate CA01 chromosome 8, VMU_Caureus_v.1.0, whole genome shotgun sequence genome encodes:
- the VPS37D gene encoding vacuolar protein sorting-associated protein 37D, whose product MYRARAARAGPEPGSPGRFGILSTGQLRDLLQDEPKLDRIVRLSRKFQGLQLEREACLASNYALAKENLALRPRLEMGRAALAIKYQELREVAESCADKLQRLEESMHRWSPHCALGWLQAELEEAEQEAEEQMEQLLLGEQSLEAFLPAFQRGRALAHLRRTQAEKLQELLRRRERSAQPAPPAAAEPPKPFPAAAVLPTGAARGPPAVPRSLPPLDSRPMPPLKGSPGCPLGPAPLLSPRPSQPEPPHR is encoded by the exons atGTACCGGgcccgggcggcgcgggcggggccgGAGCCCGGCAGCCCGGGGCGCTTTGGGATCCTCAGCACCGGGCAGCTCCGGGACCTGCTTCAGGATGAGCCCAAGCTGGACCGGATCGTGCGGCTCAGCAGGAAG TTCCAGGGCCTGCAGCTGGAGCGCGAGGCATGCCTGGCCTCCAACTACGCGCTAGCCAAGGAGAACCTGGCACTGCGGCCCCGCCTGGAGATGGGCCGGGCCGCCCTGGCTATCAAATACCAGGAGCTTCGAGAGGTGGCCGAGAGCTGTGCGGACAAGCTGCAGCGACTGG AGGAGAGCATGCATCGCTGGAGCCCCCACTGTGCACTGGGCTGGCTGCAGGCTGAGCTGGAAGAGGCTGAGCAGGAGGCTGAG gagcAGATGGAGCAGCTGCTGCTGGGTGAGCAGAGCCTGGaggccttcctgcctgccttccagcGCGGCCGCGCCCTGGCCCACCTGAGGCGGACCCAGGCGGAGAAGCTGCAGGAGCTGCTGCGGCGCCGGGAGCGGTCTGCCCAGCCGGCTCCCCCTGCTGCTGCAGAGCCCCCCAAACCCTTCCCCGCTGCAGCTGTCCTGCCCACAGGGGCCGCCCGGGGGCCGCCAGCAGTGCCCCGGAGCCTGCCTCCCTTGGACTCCCGCCCGATGCCCCCTCTGAAGGGCTCCCCCGGGTGCCCCCTTGGCCCTGCCCCTCTGCTGAGCCCTCGGCCCTCGCAACCAGAGCCCCCCCACCGGTAG